From Natator depressus isolate rNatDep1 chromosome 7, rNatDep2.hap1, whole genome shotgun sequence, the proteins below share one genomic window:
- the LOC141991335 gene encoding uncharacterized protein LOC141991335, with protein MQSSSAEVTMMESQNRKRAPAWTEREVRDLIAVWGEESVLSELRSSFRNAKTFVKISQGMKDRGHNRDPKQCRVKLKELRQAYQKTREANGRSGSEPQTCRFYDELHAILGGSATTTPAVLFDSFNGDGGNMEAGFGDEEDDDEEEVVDSSQQASGETGFPDSQELFLTLDLEPVPPEPTQGCLLDPAGGEGTSAACVSMITGSSPSQRLVKIRKKKKRTRDEMFSELMLSSHTDRAQTNAWRQIMSDCRKAQNDQEERWRAEESKWRAEESKWRAEERAEARMWRQRDERRQDSMLRLLEDQTSMLQCMVELQQRQLEHRLPLQPLCNQPPSSPSSIASTPRRPRTRGWDTENNKRLLLLLLNYCSYS; from the exons atgcagagctcatcagcagaggtgaccatgatggagtctcagaatcgcaaaagagctccagcatggaccgaacgggaggtacgggatctgatcgctgtatggggagaggaatccgtgctatcagaactccgttccagttttcgaaatgccaaaacctttgtcaagatctcccagggcatgaaggacagaggccataacagggacccgaagcagtgccgcgtgaaactgaaggagctgaggcaagcctaccagaaaaccagagaggcgaacggccgctccgggtcagagccccaaacatgccgcttctatgatgagctgcatgccattttagggggttcagccaccactaccccagccgtgttgtttgactccttcaatggagatggaggcaatatggaagcaggttttggggacgaagaagatgatgatgaggaggaggttgtagatagctcacagcaagcaagcggagaaaccggttttcccgacagccaggaactgtttctcaccctggacctggagccagtaccccctgaacccacccaaggctgcctcctggacccagcaggcggagaagggacctccg ctgcatgtgtttcaatgatcacaggatcttctccttcccagaggctagtgaagattagaaagaaaaaaaaacgcactcgagatgaaatgttctccgagctcatgctgtcctcccacactgacagagcacagacgaatgcgtggaggcaaataatgtcagactgcaggaaagcacaaaatgaccaggaggagaggtggcgggctgaagagagtaagtggcgggctgaagagagtaagtggcgggctgaagagagggctgaagctcgaatgtggcgacagcgtgatgagaggaggcaggattcaatgctgaggctgctggaggaccaaaccagtatgctccagtgtatggttgagctgcagcaaaggcagctggagcacagactgccactacagcccctgtgtaaccaaccgccctcctccccaagttccatagcctccacacccagacgcccaagaacgcg